Proteins from a genomic interval of Plasmodium reichenowi strain SY57 chromosome 11, whole genome shotgun sequence:
- a CDS encoding putative membrane protein (conserved Plasmodium membrane protein, unknown function) yields MARNVPLTNYEFTMDEPVKDTV; encoded by the exons ATGGCAAGAAACG tacCTTTAACAAATTATGAATTTACTATGGATGAACCAGTGAAAGACACTGTG